In Fretibacterium sp. OH1220_COT-178, one DNA window encodes the following:
- a CDS encoding helix-turn-helix transcriptional regulator: MSFREVTSGKNLARYVDAYWFHRETSGGRAFSVLPDGCMDLIFDRSEGRALVCGTMTRSREVRRAPGGALFGIRFLPGVLPPLLGESTDRFRDGTADLGAVSIRLADRFAPLHDLSSVEEMSAFCDSALEEVLRRVPVDDRILLRLSVPSCSVTRLSSEAGLSVRQLERLFARYVGVPPKLFLKILRFRCLREELERSDEPLARLSQKLGYADQSHMIREYRQLHPKGERMSHLYKTPGVRSATLSDIPL, translated from the coding sequence ATGTCCTTCCGGGAGGTGACGTCGGGGAAGAACCTTGCGCGGTACGTCGACGCTTATTGGTTCCATCGGGAGACGAGCGGGGGGCGGGCGTTTTCGGTCCTTCCCGACGGATGTATGGACCTGATCTTCGATCGTTCGGAGGGGCGTGCTCTCGTCTGTGGGACTATGACGCGTTCCCGCGAGGTGAGGAGGGCGCCGGGAGGGGCGCTTTTCGGAATCCGTTTCCTCCCCGGCGTGCTGCCGCCGCTCCTGGGGGAATCGACGGATCGTTTTCGGGACGGGACGGCCGATCTCGGGGCCGTTTCCATCCGCCTGGCCGACCGCTTTGCCCCCCTGCACGATTTGAGCTCCGTGGAGGAGATGTCCGCGTTCTGTGACTCGGCCCTTGAGGAGGTTTTGAGGAGGGTTCCGGTGGATGACCGCATTCTCCTCCGCCTTTCGGTTCCGTCCTGTTCCGTGACGCGGCTGTCGTCTGAAGCAGGGCTCAGCGTGCGTCAGCTCGAGCGGCTGTTTGCGCGGTACGTCGGCGTTCCGCCGAAACTTTTCCTGAAAATCCTCCGCTTTCGGTGCCTTCGGGAGGAACTCGAGAGGTCGGACGAGCCGCTGGCCCGACTTTCCCAGAAGCTCGGCTATGCAGATCAGTCGCACATGATCCGGGAGTATCGGCAGCTTCATCCCAAGGGGGAGAGGATGTCGCATTTGTACAAGACGCCCGGTGTCCGATCCGCTACACTGTCGGACATTCCTCTTTGA
- a CDS encoding alpha/beta fold hydrolase yields the protein MPFVITNDNVSIHYEVHGRGKPLLFLPGWTCTTRFFHKNVESLSKDRKVVLMDFRGHGESEKVLYGHRIARYAMDVLNLIEALDLDEVTLAGWSMGAAVAWSYLELFGPRRVQKLVCIDQAPAQYIGPDWAWGQTSCYDAETFVRTCCAVEFAPRASAEGLAHGCLHREPTVEEVAEIADEISKCPPKVRVEIMRDHTHIDWRDFLPRVTVPSLVLVARNSKVFPWQGSAYVGEAIPGAKTVFFENSGHMLFWEEPDRFNAVLADFLDA from the coding sequence ATGCCGTTCGTAATCACCAACGATAACGTCTCCATTCACTACGAGGTGCACGGTCGGGGGAAGCCCCTGCTGTTCCTGCCCGGCTGGACCTGCACGACGCGTTTTTTCCACAAGAACGTGGAGTCCCTGTCGAAGGACCGTAAGGTCGTCCTCATGGACTTTCGCGGCCACGGGGAGTCCGAGAAGGTGCTCTACGGGCACCGCATCGCCCGCTACGCGATGGACGTCCTCAATCTGATCGAGGCACTGGACCTGGACGAGGTGACGCTCGCCGGATGGTCCATGGGGGCGGCCGTCGCGTGGAGCTACCTCGAGCTGTTCGGGCCGCGCCGCGTCCAGAAGCTCGTCTGCATCGACCAGGCGCCGGCGCAGTACATCGGTCCGGACTGGGCCTGGGGCCAGACGAGCTGCTACGACGCGGAGACGTTCGTGCGCACCTGCTGCGCCGTGGAGTTCGCGCCGCGCGCCTCCGCCGAGGGACTGGCCCATGGCTGCCTGCATCGGGAGCCGACCGTGGAGGAGGTCGCCGAGATCGCGGACGAGATCTCCAAGTGCCCTCCCAAGGTGCGCGTCGAGATCATGCGCGACCACACGCATATCGACTGGAGGGACTTCCTGCCGCGGGTAACGGTTCCCTCGCTCGTGCTCGTCGCCCGGAACAGCAAGGTCTTTCCTTGGCAGGGGAGCGCCTATGTGGGCGAGGCCATCCCCGGAGCGAAGACGGTATTCTTCGAGAATTCGGGACACATGCTCTTCTGGGAGGAGCCGGACAGGTTCAACGCGGTGCTGGCGGATTTTTTGGACGCTTGA
- a CDS encoding VOC family protein: MKALKKLTPNLMVRDVRRSVAFYVDVLGFEPVAFVSGENGMESGLVPGRRYVWALVRSGAVEVMLQAEESLRTDVEVLSKCPIGSSATLYCETDDVGELYGRVRAGAEIVKELSTAWYGADEFYVRDPDGYVLAFAQARAGK; encoded by the coding sequence ATGAAAGCATTGAAGAAGCTCACCCCCAATCTTATGGTGAGGGATGTCCGGAGATCCGTGGCGTTCTACGTCGATGTCCTGGGGTTTGAGCCGGTGGCGTTCGTGTCCGGGGAGAATGGCATGGAGTCCGGGCTTGTACCGGGGAGGCGGTATGTGTGGGCCCTGGTCCGGAGCGGGGCGGTCGAGGTGATGCTGCAGGCCGAGGAGAGTTTGAGGACCGATGTGGAGGTCCTTTCCAAATGCCCGATCGGCTCGTCAGCCACGCTCTACTGCGAGACGGATGATGTCGGCGAGCTGTACGGGCGCGTCAGGGCCGGGGCGGAGATCGTGAAGGAGCTCTCGACCGCCTGGTACGGAGCGGACGAGTTCTACGTCCGGGACCCCGACGGCTACGTTCTGGCCTTCGCCCAGGCGAGGGCGGGAAAGTAA